A segment of the Devriesea agamarum genome:
CTTTACTGGCTCCTGGTGAGGTGGAAGAACCGAGCAGCAGGCCCGCGCTATAGACCAGGGCAAGAATCACCCAGGGTTCAAAAACCACCGCGTAAAACGTGAAAATAGTGCGATCGGCAAAGAGGAACCACGGTAGCCAGCCAGCGACAATGCCCGACAAACACGCCAAGGCCCGCCCGTCGCGCCAGATAAGGCCCGCAATAAGGCACACCACGAGAGCAATCGATCCAAGCCACCAGATCAACGGGTTGCCGACAGAGTCAACCTGCGAAACACACCGCGCCACCCGGCATCCAGCTTCGCCGTAATCGTATGTTTCCCAGTAAAAGTTCGTGGGGCGAAGTTGCAGTGTCCATCCGAAGGGACTCGACGCATACGGGTGCGGCGAGTGCAGATTCACCGAAAAGTCGTAAGCCTGGACGTGATAATGCCACAGCGATATCAGGGCATCTAGCGGTCCAAATCCTGTGGAGTGACCACTATTTTGCGCCCAGTGCCGGGCATATCCTGCCGAGGAGGCAAACCACCCAGACCAGCTGGCCAGATAGGTGATGAATGCGCCTCCCACCATGGCGAAGAACGCAGGAATCGCGTCGCGGAAGAGTCCGTTTTCAAACCAACGTTTTTCGCGCATCGCACGGCGGGCCCACCAATCCCATAGCACGGTCATCACGCCGAACACCGCGAGGAAATAGATTCCCGACCACTTCACCCCGCATGAGAGTCCAAGTAGCACCCCGGCGAGCAACCGCCACGGTCGCCATCCCGCCGCGTAGCCGAGGGAGGACAGTTTCCGTCCGCTGGCTCGGGCCTGTGCCTTATGCCGAGCTAAACCCGCGCGAAAGCGATCACGGTCGATCAGAAGCGCGCCAAACGCGGCGAGCACAAAGAACATGAGTATGAGGTCGAGAAGACTGGTGCGCGAATGCACCAGGTGCAGACCATCAATCGCTAGAAGCAGACCAGCTACCGTCCCGAGCAGAGTCGATCCGAGCAGTCGGCGAGTGATCCGCGCCAGCATCAAAACACTGATAGTCCCAAGGATCGCGACAGATATCCGCCATCCCCACGGATTATCAGCCCCGAGTAACCACTCGCCGAGCGCAATGACCCATTTGCCAATGGGTGGGTGAACCACAAAGTCTCCCTCGGGGAGAAACGTGTCCACGTGACCCGCTTCAAACTGCGGGTTAATACCGTCGGGCCACGCCATATCGACACCGCGCCGAAGAAGCGTGTACGCGCCTTTCACGTAATACGTCTCATCGAAGATTAAGGTCCGGACGCGGTCAAGATCCCACAGACGCAACAGCGCCGCTAACGCGGTGACGGCGAGCGGCCACAGCCAACCAGCAAGACGGTCATGGGGCATGCGTAGCCCGAGCCGCCGACGATACATCTCCTCAAGGTCATCGGCTTGTCTCGTCCTCACCCGGTTCATGCTAATGGTTGTGCTCGCATGATCTGTTCGCGACAAAACTAGATGGGACAATAGGGCGGTGACGTCTATCTCTCCCGATTCTCAGTCGATGCCTTCGACCGACCAGCCTTCATCTCCCTCACCACCAGAGTTAGATGCCTCTGCGGGCTCGTCAACGGTCTTCGGGACGGTCCGGGCCCTTGCCCCGGACCAGACTGCTGATGCATGTGCACCCACCGGCTCTGGTTTAACCCCGGTTCTGCACGCCGGGGAACTCACGTTGGCGGCGACTCCGATTGGGAACCCCCTGGATGCGTCCATGAG
Coding sequences within it:
- a CDS encoding dolichyl-phosphate-mannose--protein mannosyltransferase — protein: MNRVRTRQADDLEEMYRRRLGLRMPHDRLAGWLWPLAVTALAALLRLWDLDRVRTLIFDETYYVKGAYTLLRRGVDMAWPDGINPQFEAGHVDTFLPEGDFVVHPPIGKWVIALGEWLLGADNPWGWRISVAILGTISVLMLARITRRLLGSTLLGTVAGLLLAIDGLHLVHSRTSLLDLILMFFVLAAFGALLIDRDRFRAGLARHKAQARASGRKLSSLGYAAGWRPWRLLAGVLLGLSCGVKWSGIYFLAVFGVMTVLWDWWARRAMREKRWFENGLFRDAIPAFFAMVGGAFITYLASWSGWFASSAGYARHWAQNSGHSTGFGPLDALISLWHYHVQAYDFSVNLHSPHPYASSPFGWTLQLRPTNFYWETYDYGEAGCRVARCVSQVDSVGNPLIWWLGSIALVVCLIAGLIWRDGRALACLSGIVAGWLPWFLFADRTIFTFYAVVFEPWVILALVYSAGLLLGSSTSPGASKERRLAVGLFLGALLTLTVLVSAFFWPLWSGDMIPYRLWEWHMWLPGW